From one Streptomyces sp. ICC1 genomic stretch:
- a CDS encoding cytochrome P450 gives MTLTTTGAAIGSSTEGAAAPALALPAAYGSCPYDPPPGYTAAAAEAPVSRAELPDGSPCWLVTGHQEVRSVLADARFSADARTPGFPFLSPGQRQLATAQPSFIRMDDPEHARLRRMVAKDFLTRRIQELRPAIAEVVESAVDAMAAGGRRSADLVADFALPVPSLVICLMLGVPYEDHALFQSLSRTLLDNTTDPGRAAAAHRELMDYLATLAERKREAPGDDILSRLAVRPDLTAQETASLGFMLLITGHESTTNMAALSVLALLRRPDQAGLLRSDPALIPGAVEELLRYLTIIHLGLGRAATADVTVGGAPIRAGDAVICMLSTANRQPELFGPGASEASEAAGAAGAPATADTPSAHRVPAGVAACPAELDVTRDARRHLAFGHGVHQCLGHTLARVELQIVLETLLRRLPGLRLAAPEDRLVFQRDTIVYGLRELPVTW, from the coding sequence ATGACCCTGACCACCACCGGCGCCGCCATCGGCAGCTCCACCGAAGGCGCGGCCGCGCCCGCGCTCGCCCTGCCCGCCGCCTACGGGTCCTGCCCCTACGACCCGCCGCCCGGCTACACGGCGGCCGCCGCCGAGGCGCCGGTCAGCCGCGCCGAGCTGCCCGACGGCTCGCCCTGCTGGCTGGTGACCGGCCACCAGGAGGTGCGCTCGGTGCTCGCCGACGCCCGCTTCAGTGCCGACGCCCGCACCCCCGGCTTCCCCTTCCTCTCCCCCGGCCAGCGCCAACTGGCCACCGCCCAGCCGAGCTTCATCCGGATGGACGACCCCGAGCACGCCCGCCTGCGGCGCATGGTCGCCAAGGACTTCCTGACCCGCCGGATCCAGGAGCTGCGCCCGGCCATCGCGGAGGTCGTGGAGAGCGCCGTCGACGCCATGGCCGCCGGCGGCCGCCGGTCCGCCGACCTCGTGGCGGACTTCGCGCTCCCCGTCCCGTCGCTGGTCATCTGCCTGATGCTGGGGGTGCCGTACGAGGACCACGCGCTGTTCCAGTCGCTCAGCCGGACCCTGCTCGACAACACCACCGACCCCGGCCGGGCGGCGGCGGCCCACCGCGAGCTGATGGACTACCTGGCGACGCTGGCGGAGCGGAAGCGGGAAGCGCCGGGGGACGACATCCTCAGCCGGCTCGCCGTCCGGCCCGACCTGACGGCACAGGAGACGGCCTCGCTCGGCTTCATGCTCCTGATCACCGGGCACGAGAGCACCACCAACATGGCCGCGCTCAGCGTCCTGGCCCTGCTGCGCCGCCCCGACCAGGCCGGCCTGTTGCGGAGCGACCCGGCGCTGATCCCCGGGGCGGTGGAAGAGCTGCTGCGCTACCTCACCATCATCCACCTCGGTCTGGGCCGCGCCGCCACGGCGGACGTCACCGTCGGCGGGGCGCCGATCCGGGCCGGTGACGCGGTGATCTGCATGCTGTCCACCGCCAACCGCCAGCCGGAGCTCTTCGGACCGGGAGCCTCGGAAGCCTCGGAAGCCGCAGGAGCCGCAGGAGCTCCGGCAACCGCCGACACCCCGAGTGCCCACCGTGTTCCGGCCGGCGTCGCGGCCTGCCCCGCCGAGCTCGACGTGACCCGGGACGCACGCCGCCACCTGGCCTTCGGGCACGGCGTGCACCAGTGCCTGGGCCACACGCTGGCGCGCGTCGAGCTGCAGATCGTGCTGGAGACCCTACTGCGCAGGCTGCCCGGCTTGCGGCTGGCCGCACCCGAGGACCGGCTCGTCTTCCAGCGGGACACCATCGTCTACGGACTGCGGGAGCTCCCCGTCACCTGGTGA
- a CDS encoding carboxymuconolactone decarboxylase family protein: MRTDPVRARITPLPPERWTPALRGLLAGSAKDGPGRVNLFGTLAHHPELARAWLSLARVLTHEGVLTDRQRELVVLRTAHRRGGSFVYDRHRQVAAEAGLDAREVAATAAALGEHPWDAGDLALLEASDALAAGDPLPQPLWDRLADVLRPDQLVELLILAGQCATMCATLGALHTPPDGARTPSG; the protein is encoded by the coding sequence GTGCGCACCGACCCCGTACGAGCACGCATCACCCCGCTGCCGCCCGAGCGGTGGACGCCCGCGCTGCGCGGACTGCTGGCCGGCTCCGCCAAGGACGGCCCCGGCCGCGTGAACCTCTTCGGGACCCTCGCCCACCATCCGGAACTCGCGCGGGCCTGGCTCTCCCTCGCCCGGGTCCTGACCCACGAAGGGGTTTTGACGGACCGTCAGCGTGAACTGGTGGTGCTGCGCACCGCGCACCGGCGTGGCGGCTCCTTCGTGTACGACCGCCACCGCCAGGTCGCCGCCGAAGCCGGCCTGGACGCCCGGGAGGTGGCGGCCACGGCCGCCGCACTCGGCGAACACCCTTGGGACGCGGGCGATCTGGCCCTGCTGGAGGCCTCCGACGCGCTCGCGGCCGGGGACCCGCTGCCCCAGCCGCTGTGGGACCGGCTCGCGGACGTGCTGCGTCCCGACCAGCTCGTCGAACTCCTGATCCTCGCCGGGCAGTGCGCCACGATGTGCGCCACGCTCGGCGCCCTCCACACGCCGCCCGACGGCGCCCGAACCCCCTCCGGATGA